The Mytilus galloprovincialis chromosome 3, xbMytGall1.hap1.1, whole genome shotgun sequence genomic interval TAACTATCGGCAAACTGGATGTTGCTGCACGGCAGAGCTTTACATTGCTATCAACACAATACAACTCAAGATTATTAAGCTGCAGACCAAATATAACATTATTTCCTTTCATAAAAGCCACATAATTTAAGCCAAGGTCATTTGGACGGGTGGAAACTTGACATGCTTTCGTCGTTGTCAACGCAATTACAAAATATTGAGAtctatcaaaaattaaaatttcaattgattattCAGCCGCACCAATTTGAATACTAATGTTATACATGATACATTTAAAATGTTCAAAGAATATATGAGCCTAAGAAAATATATGCTTTCCTTTTTATCCTGTACATACAtaatattgcaattaaatatatttacctgCAATTTCCAATAACTAATTGCAATTTCTGGTGCAGCCTGTGTCTTCCAATGCTGCATTGAACCTTTCTGTATGTCCTGCAATTTtaacataacaatttataaatgcataaacataaatcaatgttttttctcgtttaaattgtttcacattctgTCATGCTGGGTCAAACTATAGCTTATCATACGTATgggatttgcttattgttgaaagccACACGGTAATCTCTAGTCTACGGCCTCTGCTCAGTGGTGTTGAAAACTGTTGTGACATTGTCAATTATAACATTTTCTTTGAAATAAGCCTGGACAAATGAACATACATGCATTCATGTGAAAAGGTTTTATGAAGAGAACTAGCAACGTAAATAAACAGACTCTATCGTAAATCCAGACAACTACATGGACATTGTCATCTGTTATAtctaattttaatttaaactacATTGTATTTTGTAACAAAACAAGTGCATGATTTACCTGTAAGCATTTGGAGTATGTTACCACTGCTTCTTCTTCCAAATATCCAACAAATCGGTGGCAAAATCTTGGACTCATTAAGTATGCTAAACTAAACATAGTTACGAATGTACCTAAAATACAAACATAATGTTTAAAAGTGAGATTACGAACATTTTATATCGAGAAAAACTGAATTACTTATGAATTGAGTAATGTCTCATTTCGGATGTGAATAATCTTAACCATTCAAACTGTAAAATAGAGAATCAGTGATTGTCTTTAGGTCAGTGGAATTCAAGACTTAACATATCACACTCCATGTTCTCGTGGTAGTGTGTTTGTCTGTAGGAAGTTTTGGGTTTGGTTCCAGCTATTTGGCTTCAAAAACATACAAAGTTTACCATCAAAAACAAAGATGCAGATATCAATCTTCACAGAcggagaggcgaaagatacaagaagataaaaaaaaacttaacgtTTAGATGAAAACGGTACAAATTGCATCATAgaataatcatataaataaaagtaacaatTTACCTTGTGCCCCGACAACACAAAGTCTAAATAAATTGCTGGGTTGACGTAACTGCAATGCTGTCATGAGGTGCATTCTTTCATTTTCTGCTTCTTCTACAACGAAAAGTATGGCTGAATTTAGTCATAAGGGAACCAAGTACTTAAAAAAGATGggacttttttacaaaatactagaCTAGTGGCCATATAAATAGACTCGATATTTCTGGTCGTACTTTAATCTAATTAAATAATTTGTGAACCGAGAAGGCTGAATtctgaacaaatatatatttacattacaTTGCAACATAATATTCTTTTTACAAACCTTTATATGTGTAAATTTGTTGTGACCTTTTCTGGTCGGTGTTGTTGTCTTTTGCCATATTcattatttccattctcaattttaacgttgTCATagacacattatttttttcagatgatATTCATCTTATCATATTTTCTAAAGAAAACGTGTAACAAAGTTTACCTAGAAGTGTATGGATCCAACCATAATCTCTTTGCATTCGTCTTAAAGAACTTAAATGTCTTAACATGGCGGCCACCATACCCGGGACACCAGCAACTGTTTCTAGGAAACATATCCGTCTgtaaatacaaatagaaatatcaatttgCTTTAACTTCATTAACAATTTACAACTATGCTCTTACCTCATCAACAATCATTAGAATATGCTCAAAGACTTGTTTTATGCTTTAATCAACTGAGAATTTATGTCAATTAAAACGTATTTGAAAATCATTGTGAAATTCGTTTTTGGGGGTGATTGCCCTTTTCTTCAAGAACTTTAGGGAATCAGTGTATTTAAGAAGACAGAATAAGAGCCTGTTCTTCAAAAGAGGATCGGTGTATAATATTGTCACGTAATTGTTTTCTATCATTCAGATAATAATGCAAaatggttttacgctagtaattttgtGGGAAAACGGGAAATACTGCCGTTTCAATTcatgactttaaaaaaataatagtccAGTAAAATGTTACAACagtaccataggcggatccaaggggggccctgggggcccgcccccccccccctttcgtgggaaaaatttggttgattatatagggaatcactgaagcatgactggagagggcctcccttaggtcagtcagcgccccccccccccccccccccctttaggaaaagttctggatccgccactgagtacACTGCAATTCTAGTCATATGGAAGGGTTTACCCTTTATATTATAACATTCACAACTATCACTATTTTCTGTCTCAAGAAACAACAAAACTATAAATCAAAAACTTACAAAACCCATCTACGTTCGTTTCTTTCTCCTCTGTTGAAACCACTCAGGGTATCAAAGGTCTTTCGCATAACTTTTACACTGTAGTAGGCCATCTATGAAATATAAAAgtggaaagaaaaagaaaataaaattcactCTGCAAGACCTCAGTTCTCTGCAATATTTTCCATTATTATAAGTAGTTCTAATTGCATAATgctttatctttttctttactttttaaattgttgtcttaattttcaaaatttaaccgGTCACAGTATAATAAAAGAGATTAAATTAAAGACTTATTTGtttgtgttaattttatttgttctaaAAGTAGCATTCTTAGGAAGCatgtgttttttgtgtttttttataactttgagTTTCAGAAATGAAGCCTTAAAACATTTATGAACTTCAATACCCAATATAATGATTCATAACGATCGCAAATTATCTGATATGTCACTTTCTTTGGTAAAATTAAATACTTACCCTGTCAACTATACCCTCTGGTGGTTTGTGTGTGACCTCAACACTGTGGAGTTCTTCTTCAGACCTGTGATGACAAAACGATGAAGATATATTGTTGTCTGCTTTCTTTACTACTCACAGCAAGCAAAAACAATCTTGACTGATATATTTTTTCGAAGAGGAATATTGTATGGTTGTCTTTATATTTCCAtataaatagataataaaaataccaatacagataattattattaaaaaaaggcTGACCCAAGACAAGTCAAATTTACGAGAGTGGAGAAACAATTATACCGCTATGAAAAGTTAAGCGTGAGGACCAATGAGCTTGTTTCTGTCATTTTAAGTACGAGTAACTTTAATCTTTATCTAAAGACACAACTCTTATCATCAGATCATTCTATGAGAACTACATGCGTGGGTTGTTTCtggtttttatgttttgtttgttttaattatagTTTCCCACAAGGTCCTGTTGGATGATTAGCATAAACAATATTCAATTAATCTATTATATAAAAATAGTGACTATCACTTAACATAGTGGATGTATGACGGACTTTGcggatttaacttgaaaacgttCATCCTTATATTTCCTGTCAAAACTAATTCATATAGTgcatatcaattatttatttttttacaatcagTGATTTCTTGATTTGCGGACAGGGACCATTCAACTTTCTGACAAAATGAATCACGAATACTAATTGCTCGACACTCGGTCTGTTTGGGctgcaaaatatttcaaaaataaagggAGATTTTACCCAGATGTTTCATTACTTGTAATGGCTAGTATGTTCGTTGGTAGATAGCATTGCTTCTTAAATGATTTAAACCTATTGTGGTTCGAGCTTTAAGGAAAATTGAAT includes:
- the LOC143067428 gene encoding uncharacterized protein LOC143067428, encoding MMSVVRSLCRCGSQSHGLIKQIGLVKPLIRNVDNVSLVQGLSVRKLATQREVDDNVQKFKAGNYETIPDPKKLQHFKKNEDTTSADPPPIGTHALPHPIWSEEELHSVEVTHKPPEGIVDRMAYYSVKVMRKTFDTLSGFNRGERNERRWVLRICFLETVAGVPGMVAAMLRHLSSLRRMQRDYGWIHTLLEEAENERMHLMTALQLRQPSNLFRLCVVGAQGTFVTMFSLAYLMSPRFCHRFVGYLEEEAVVTYSKCLQDIQKGSMQHWKTQAAPEIAISYWKLQEDSTMLDVILAIRADEAHHRVVNHTLASLKEDEYNPYKPGQ